The segment TGCCAGTCTCAACTTAAAACACAGCACGCATTCAAAAAAGGTAGCCGAGAGACATTTGTCATCAAACATAAATCAATGTTTGACAGACAACACAAACCAACTCATCACAGATTCAGCCAACACTGGGAACTAGCCTACTGCTTGGTCAGCCACATCGTTAACAGCTTCTTAGCTAACATGCCTTGATTGACCTTCAATACACTGATGGTAATGGCTACTGCAAGGTTTAATTCACTCGTCATACACGAGCAACACAAATTATATTTATTAAGCTATTCGTCAGAATCGAATTGCCATGGATATTTATTATGAAAACTATTTCAACTGTGACAAATTAAACTAGTTCCCAGTATTGCATAGCAAAGTATAGTTAGGTAACTAGCTACGAAACTCCGTCAATGGTGAGACGTCATTAACCAGCTGATGTTACAAAACATGGTGGGTTAAATTCTCTGCGAATACCAGCTCATATGAAGACATTTATGAGTCCAAACGATCAATTAGTTCATGGTGATATTCTATAGCAACAGTTTATCTCCAAATACTTACCGCCTTAGCAGACAGGATCTTTTTGGTGAGGACACGGGAGGCAGTACACACCGCGGCCATGATGGGTGCTCGCTTCGTCTGGGGAAATCTACGTCACCAAACTGCTCTGACACGTGCCGGagcaaaccatctcaaatggaaaataaatagtcctcatttatatatttattaaatcatCAAATAACTTTCTTTATTGCTGTTTTGATATTTCACAACTCATAATTCGGTTTACGTCATTATATTGACAATATCTAAATTGACTCAAATGTAACTCACCTCTGCAAAGTCTAGTTTGGGAAATTACGCTATTTTTAACCCGGAAGAGAGACGAATGCAGTTCGATTGAAGAGACGTTATCATTCTTTAACAGAAGGTATCTGCAATATTACTTAAACCATGCTTTCCTTTTGTTAAGGAACACTTTCTGCAGGTTATGTATCAGGTCCTATTAACTAAGTTGGTTTGAACGGAACTGAATTCAGAATGCATCGATCCAAGATCAGTAAAtaaagctagttagctaacaaacTAGCTCTGATCCAAGCTTATAAAAAACTCCAGTTTGACAGTCAACCATCGAGCCCTTTCTGTCAACTTGTAGTTAATGTAGATAGTAAGTAGGAACAGTAGAAACGCACCCTTCAGAATCATGACGAATATGGTCATTTGTAATACCCCATATTTAAATGATTTTGCGTCAATAAATAATTTATTGGTTGTGTTTTCACCAGTGCAGTTTAGCCCAGATTGTGAGCAGTTCATGCACATTATTAATATGCAGATATGATGTCACTCATTCAATTTGTGCTACCTCTGCAGGCCAGATGAACAACCTGAATGACCCCCAGGAATGGAACATCAGGCCAGAGCAGAGggggggtggtggtggcagcGATGGGAACAAGTGGAACTATGCCCTACTGGTGCCCATGATCGGTCTCGCTGCCTTTCGTAAGTACTGTATTACACAAGTTGCCTGCTCAAGACTTCAGAAGCACAGAGCATGTTGCTTGTTATGACTAGACATAATAACAATGTTACTGACTGCATTACTGGGCAATCAGAGGGCCACTATGCtcagtttacatacatacattttaagCCAATGAAAATGTACTATACTGTTGATGTCTTACCATATGCATTAACTCTCAATGCTCATCCTGAAATCCAAGATTGGCATGTCTGATGACAAACTTTTCTTACTTTCATTTGGTAAGATAAGGTCTAAGTAAGTGGCAACATTGTGCATCCACAACTTGTAAGGCACAGGTAGACAGCAAGCTAAATGCAAACATCTTTCAGGGTGGATATGGTCCAGAGAGTCACAGAGGGAAGTGTTGGAGGTGAAAGAAAAGTTTGACAAGAGCATGCAGGCCATCTGTGATGACATGGAGCTGAAGTACAAGGACACGCTGAGAGAGAACCGACGGGAGACGGTCCACCTGGAGCTGGaactggagaaggagaagaaccGCGTGCAGGGCTACCGCCAGGCCATAGCCTCCCAGGGCCAACAGCTGATGGAGGAACGCAGGAGGCTTAGCCAGGAGCGGGAGGCCCTGACTGACGAGAAGAGCCGACTGCTGCAGGCTGGCGGAGCTGGGGTCCTCCTCCACACGGCtctggagagggagagtgagtggcaCCGGGGAGCCATAGCTGCtctgagggaggtggaggagggtctGGCGGAGAGGCAGGGGGCCTTCTGCAGCATCCTGGTGCCCCGGGAGAAGAGGCTGGAAATGGAGAAGGACTTGCTGGTCAGAGCTGGCAGAGAACGGGCTCTCGCCCAGCTGGATATGGAGGCCGGCCTCAAGGACATCTTTAAAAATGACCGCAACTGTGCACAGTACCTGAACACTGACAAGCGCAAGAACGGTAGTCTGATGTGGATCTACCTCAGATACTGGCAGCTGCAggtcacactacagaaacacaggAGAGCAGAGGCCACGTTGTTGGGAACACAGTCTAGCAATCTATGATGTCGCTGGGATTATGAACCAAAGTGATATTTATTGATGTGTAATATGTCCTATGAGGAAGGACAAGCATTTAAAATGAGTACAGAAAATTATTGTTGATAATCTAAAAATGTGTATCTGAAAGagaaagtaaaaataaaaactgtaAACAATATGGTTAACCCTGTAAAGCACTTATTGAACCTAAAATGTTATTTGCAAGACCAATATCCTAATCATAGAATCCTatagttttattttttattaaactaAATGTTTCCATCATACAGTACATCTCATCTCAAACCTGTGTTTGTGGGGTATGCAAATAAAGTACCGCACTTGCACCGTGTATATCAGTTGTAATGACGCTAGCCCTTTCAATGAATCAGTTAGCAGAGATGTGAACAAATTAACTCTCCCGCCAAATACTCCTAATTAAACATTGTTCCTAATTTAGAGAACGTGGAAACGGTTGGTGGAGAAGCCAGCTACGACCAGGTCCgttttgtttcatgtttgtgaCCTAATGAAAGACAATACAGGCACGTTACCCTAACTCTGTTTATACAGGTTCCTCAGTTATGAGGCTTGCATGTGAATGACGGATAAAATGTTTGACGAAGTAGAAGAATACGTTTGAAAAGATAATGTGATTTAGTCTTATAAAATGGCAAGTGTTTGTTTTATGGTAATGTGTGCCCAGTCAGTGGCCCCGCCCAAGTGAGTAGAAATTGGTTGGAAATAATGAACCAACCCCTATTCCACTCTAGAATAATAGGCCCCGTGACGAAAAGTCACTTGTTTAAAAAGGGCTAATTCTAATTTCAACTCTACAGGCCAGAAAAAGTGAGACCTTGCGCCACACGTGAAATGGTATGAACTCTGAACTATAGATCACTCAAGAACAAGTGTGTCCAAGATTACAGTCGCAGCTGCAAAGGTAGCAAATCTTGTAAGAACATTGACCGAAGCAGAAAATCACATCTCACTCTAAGACGACCCGGTAGAATCTACAAAGGACAATGGCGACCTCGACTGGGCAAACCAGAGCCTCACACCACCAGCTCAACTATCGAAGCCAGTTTCACGTAAATGCAGTGCATTACCTTGCTCCGAGTGGCATATGTATTTATATGAGAATAGCTTCCCATGTCCGATAGAGACCCATTTCTTAGTCTTCCTtcgaacacccccccccccttcctctctgaATCTGTCGTGTTATAACCAAATTGTTTTGTTTAGTCCATTGGGGACGGTATTTACTctataatgtattgtatattcTGTAATTGTTTAATTAGTTAAACAATTGAGCCAACTTGTGTATGGATGATGCATAGTAaaggctgggttcgtgcagataaccaatcattttacgacgttcagatgagactgatattaggtaaagaataattcatgACTGACTGCTATTGACATAAGATCTAGGGTCTTTAAGTAACCGCTCTATATAAACGAACTCTTCCGTGGTGCTCCAGGTTATTAACGAGTTAATTGTTGCATGGTTTAATTCAATCACGTAATCAAACAAAATAGCTTGCCATCACATTAAAGAAGTCAGAGACACGACACAGTGTGTGGATTGAACAGTTGCTGGGGAGCTACGTTGAGGAGAATACAAACTATTTGGACATGTTTCATTACATGTTTTTATATCGTTTTGATCCTATTTTCACAAGTTTGATGAATTTGCAaaactcttagtacaaaactcTAAACTGGTAATACTTAACACAGCCAGTCTTACATTCAAAAGCTTTCATTGGGCATTCATTTTGTTTGTAGACATCTTTCACCACAGAACAATTGGTCTGTGAAATGAGTTTAATCACAAACACAATTATATTCTCAATTTAGTTATTTTAACAACCAGTTACTCCAATATAAAATGTAAGATACATGTTTCAAAATTGCCTTTGAATATAGTATGCTACAGTGCTGTAAATTATAGTACATTACACTGATTTCACAAACTTGCACAACCCATTAAAATTGACTTAGCATTACATTTCTATCCCATGTGTGATCATTGAAGACATCTTTCACGATGtaattaaatgaaagaaaccacATTTAGCAGGCACTAGTTTGCATCAAGCCTGTCTGGACTATTTGGAGATAGGTTCTCACAAAAAAATTGCAGTAAATATCCTCATTGTTCATTCACCTGGGGAAAACCATTCTGGCATGGCACATCCACACCTGACATACAatcagtgtcagtggaggctgctgaggggaggatggctcataataaggGATGAAACGAAGTGATGGACTGTCATGTGTTtgctgtatttgataccattccaccaattccgcccagccattaccacaagtcCATTctctccaattaaggtgccaccaacctcctatgctaaatgtacaaaatattaggtCTCTTTCCATGGaaaaactgaccaggtgaaagctaagatcctttattgatgtcacaaGAATTAAGCCTTgacatcaaatccaattttatttgtcacatgtgcagaatacaacaagtgtagaccttaccgtgaaatacttacaagccctttaatcaacaatgcagttatgaaaaatatttactaaatagacaataacgaggctatatacatggctaccgataccgagtcgatgtgcgggggcacaggttagtcaaggtaactgaggtaatatgtacatgtaggtgggggtgggggtaaaGTAATTATGCATGGACAATagataaacagcaagtagcagcagcatGAAAAAAAAtagtgtagccatttgattagctgtttagcagtcttacggcttggaggtagaagctatTAAGAAAAACTATTGttggtacagatgaacatggtaccttcaggcatttggaaattgctcccaaggatgaaccagacttgtggaggtcaacaattttgtttctgaggtcttggcagatttccccatgatgtcaagcaaagaggcgctgagtttgaaggtaggccttgaattacatccacaggtacacctccaattgactcaaattatgtcaattagcctatcagaagcttctaaaaccatggcattattttctggaattttccaagctgttaaaaggcacagtcaatttacatttacatttaagtcatttagcagacgctcttatccagagcgacttacaaattggtgcattcaccttatgacatccagtggaacaaccactttacaatagtgcatctaaatattttaaggggggaggggggtgagaaggattactttatcctatcctaggtattccttaaagaggtggggtttcaggtgtctccggaaggtggtgattgactccgctgtcctggcgtcgtgagggagtttgttccaccattggggagccagagcagcgaacagttttgactgagctgagcgggaactgtacttcctcagtggtagggaggcgagcaggccagaggtggatgaacgcagtgcccttatttgggtgtagggcctgatcagagcctggaggtactgaggtgccgttcccctcacagctccgtaggcaagcaccatggtcttgtagcggatgcgagcttcaactggaagccagtggagagagcggaggagcggggtgacgtgagagaacttgggaaggttgaacactagacgggctgcggcgttctggatgagttgtaggggtttaatggcacaggtcaagtcaacttaatgtatgtaaacttctgacccactggaattgtgaaacagtgaattacaagttaaattatctatctgtaaacaattgttggaaaaattacttgtcattcAAAGTAGAagtcataactgacttgccaaaactatagttaacaagaaatttgtggagtgtttgaaaaactgatttgaatgactccaacctaagtgtatgtaaacaataCTTTTCACTTTGCATTTTGGGGTATTCTGAGTAGATTGAGGGACTTTAttaaaaatccattttagaataaggctaacaaaatgtggaaatggtcaaggggtctgaatacttccgaatGCACGTGTGCGTGGGCACTGGtgttgagg is part of the Oncorhynchus gorbuscha isolate QuinsamMale2020 ecotype Even-year linkage group LG09, OgorEven_v1.0, whole genome shotgun sequence genome and harbors:
- the ccdc127b gene encoding coiled-coil domain-containing protein 127b, with translation MNNLNDPQEWNIRPEQRGGGGGSDGNKWNYALLVPMIGLAAFRWIWSRESQREVLEVKEKFDKSMQAICDDMELKYKDTLRENRRETVHLELELEKEKNRVQGYRQAIASQGQQLMEERRRLSQEREALTDEKSRLLQAGGAGVLLHTALERESEWHRGAIAALREVEEGLAERQGAFCSILVPREKRLEMEKDLLVRAGRERALAQLDMEAGLKDIFKNDRNCAQYLNTDKRKNGSLMWIYLRYWQLQVTLQKHRRAEATLLGTQSSNL